GAACTCGGAGACGAACAGCGGGTTGCCCTCTGTTCGGCGGACCAGCGCGTCGAGCGAATCGGGTGCGAGATCCTCGTCGGCGACCGCGCGCACCAGTGTCGCGACGTCGGCCCGCCCGAGCCGCCCGACGGTGATGACGGCACCGCCCGCGCGGGCGACGGCCGCGACGAACCGCTCCGTCTCCTGGCCGCCCTCCCCCTCCCGCACGGTCGCGACGACCGAGACCGGCGCCTCCGCGACGACGGTCGTCAGATACGACAGCAGGCCCAGGGTCATCGGGTCGGCCCACTGCGCGTCGTCGACGATCAGCGTGAACGGCGCGGACCGCTCGACGAGGTGCTGGACCCGCTCGTACACGGCGAAGCGCGCGGTGTCGGCCCCGGCGCCGTCCGGCACGGCCAGCACATCGTCGGGATCGGCGTCCAGCGCCCGGCACAGTTGTCGCAGCGGCCACCAGGCCGGGGTGCCCTCCGCGTCGGGGCAGCGGATCCACACGGCCGGCCGCCCGGCCGCCGCGGAGATCGCCGCGGTCTCCTGGGCCAGGCGCGTCTTGCCGATCCCGGCCGGGCCGATCAACACCGCCCAGGAGGTTCCGGACCCGTGCGTCACCGCGACGCGCAGCTGTGCGACCTCGTCCTCGCGCCCGATCAACGGCACGCCGACATCGACGGGACCGTCGCCGCGCGGGCCGACCGGTTCGACGGCGGATGCGGCTGGCGTGTCGTCCGGCTCGGCGACCGAGACCGCCCCGGTCCAGTGCGGCGGACGCGGCCAGGCGGCGATCGCCGGGTCGTGGCGCAGGATCGCCCCGTGTAGTTCCACCAGCTCGGCTCCCGGTTCCAACCCCAGCTCGTCATCGAGGGACCGCAGGTAGGACCCATAGACCTCCAAGGCCTCGGCCGCCCTTCCCGCGCGGTACAGGGCGACCATGTGCAGCCACGCCGCGCGCTCGCGGAAGGGGTCGGCCGCCCGCATTCCGACCGTCTCGGCGAGCGCGGCGCCCGTGTCGCCGCCGGCGAGCAGGGCCGCGACGTGGATCTCGCCGACGGCCGCCACCGTCTCCCGCAACGACATGGCCTCCGCGCCGAGCCAACCGAGCGGGTCGAACTCGCCGCCCAGCAGTTCGCCGCGCCAGAGCGCCGCCGCCGCCTCCGAGGCCCGCAGCGCGTCGTCCCAACGGCCGTCGTCGCGTGCGGCACGAGCGTCTCGGGCCCATTCGGCGAACTCCACGAGGTCCACACCGTCGTCGCCGACGTCGAGCCGATAGCCGCCGGCCACCCGCTCGATCGGCGACGGCTCCCCCGAATCCGCCCGCAGCAATCTGCGCAGGTTGGAGATGTAGGCCTGCAGGCTCGTCGTCGCGGCCTCGGGTGGATCGTCGGGCCAGACGGTGTCGATCAGCCGCTCCACCGAAACGACCGCACCGCGCGCGACGAGCAGCGCGCCGAGAACGGCGCGCTGCTTCGGCGATCCGAGTTCCACCCGGTTCCCCTCGACGACGACGGCGAGGGGGCCCAGCACCAGATACTCACGCGCCACGTCGCTCCTCACTCGCCGCTGATCGTCGCAGTGTATGCGGGGACGTACAGCTCTCGTGACGCGATGAGGTCGCCATGTCGATCGGCGGCCTCCACTGCGTCGTCGGCGACGGTGGCCCGGGCCCGCCGCATCATCGTCGCCACCACCGCGGCACCCACCAGGGCGACCGCCGTGCTGCACCACAGTGCGGCGTGCAATCCGTCGACGAAGCCCTGCGGCGAGCCGCCGTGCAGAACCGACTGCGCCGGGAAGAAGGCACCCAGCGCCGCCACCCCCAGCGCGATACCAGACTGCCGGAAGGCGTCGTTGATCCCCGCGGCCAGGCCGGCGTCGTCGCTGTGCGCCTCGGCGAGGACGACTCCGCTCATCACCGGGTTGAACACCCCAGCCCCGACGGCGGCGAGCATGAACCCGCCGACGAGATCCCAGCCGGAGCTCTGCGTCCCGCACACGGTCATCCAGCCCAGACCGCCCGCCACCGCGACGAGGCCGCCGGTGAGCAGGATCCAGGGCGCGACGCGACCGAGGATCCGGTCGGTGACGCCGGCGGCGACGAACATCATCATCGTGCCGGGCAGGTACACCAGGCCGGCCTTGATCGCCGACAAGCCCAGCACGCCCTGCAGATAGATGGTCGCGTAGACGAAGACCGCGAACATCGACGCGGAGATGGCGAAGGTGGCGATCTGGGCGCCGGCGAAGCCGCGGTTGGCGAACATCGCCAGCGGCATCATCGGGTGCTCGACGCGGCGCTCCACCGCGACGAAGCCGACCAGGGCGACCGCCGCGACAGCCAGCGCGGTCACCGTGGCACCGTCGCCCCACCCACGTGAGCTGGCCTCGAACAACCCGTAGGTCAGGGCGGCGAGACCGACCATGATCAGCACCTGCCCGGCCCAGTCGCCGCGGCGCGGCGCGGTGCTGCGCGATTCGACGACCCACCGGGTACCGGCGAGCATCGCGATGCCGACCGGGATGTTGGCCAGGAAGATGGTCCGCCAGTCGAGGAGGTCGGTGAGGATCCCGCCGAGCAGCGGTCCCACGGCGAAGGAACCGCCGATGGTGGCCCCGTAGACGGCGAGCGACTTGCTGCGCTGCGCCGAGCCGGGGAACGCATGCGCCAGCAGGGCCAGCGACGTCGCGAACAGCAGCGCGGCACCCAGTCCCTGCACGACGCGGGCGGCGTTGAGGGCGACCATGCCCGGCGCGGCCGCACAGGCCGCCGAGGCGAGGGTGAAGCCGACGGCGCCGAGGATGAAGACCCGGCGACGACCGACGCGATCGGCCCACGCACCGGCGGTCAGGACGACGGTGGCCAGGGCGAGGGTGTATCCGTCGACCACCCATTTGAGGCCGTTCAGATCGGCGCCGAACTCACGGGCCATGGCGGGCAGTGCGGTGTTCACCACCGCGATGTCGAGCATGAGCATGGCGGTCGCGGCACACACGACCGCGAGGGTGACGCGTTGGGACCGGGTGAACCGGCCGGGTGTCTCGAGCACGGGAGGACTCCTCGTCGAAGTGGGTTTCTACGACGAGAAGATTCGCCCGGTCGACTTGGAACCGACTTGGCGGTGGCTTGGCACGGCTGGGGCGGCCGATGCGCGCCGTGAATCAGCCGACGGGGACCGGGGCCTCTTGGACGACGAAGGAGGTGATGGCGAGTTGGCCGGACACACGGTCTTGCACGGTGATCGTGTACTTGCCCGGCGACCGGTACGTCCGACGCGGGAAGGACGCCGAGCCCTGGCAGTCCTTCGACAGGTACATCGGCCAGCGCTTGCCCGGGAAGGTGATCTCGATGCCGCACCGGCGGCCGGTGACGGGCGCACCGCTCTTCGCGCGCGCCGACCAGCTCACGGCGGGGGCGAACGCGCCGCGGCCCACGTTGGTCACGCCCGCCGCGATCTTGGTGACGCCGTTGCGGTTGTAGAGCTTTCCCGGCGGCGGGGCCGAGCTGCCCAGGTCGCCGAGCGACCCCGCGAAGCGCGCCTGCGCCGGGGAG
This genomic interval from Gordonia sp. X0973 contains the following:
- a CDS encoding MFS transporter; this encodes MLETPGRFTRSQRVTLAVVCAATAMLMLDIAVVNTALPAMAREFGADLNGLKWVVDGYTLALATVVLTAGAWADRVGRRRVFILGAVGFTLASAACAAAPGMVALNAARVVQGLGAALLFATSLALLAHAFPGSAQRSKSLAVYGATIGGSFAVGPLLGGILTDLLDWRTIFLANIPVGIAMLAGTRWVVESRSTAPRRGDWAGQVLIMVGLAALTYGLFEASSRGWGDGATVTALAVAAVALVGFVAVERRVEHPMMPLAMFANRGFAGAQIATFAISASMFAVFVYATIYLQGVLGLSAIKAGLVYLPGTMMMFVAAGVTDRILGRVAPWILLTGGLVAVAGGLGWMTVCGTQSSGWDLVGGFMLAAVGAGVFNPVMSGVVLAEAHSDDAGLAAGINDAFRQSGIALGVAALGAFFPAQSVLHGGSPQGFVDGLHAALWCSTAVALVGAAVVATMMRRARATVADDAVEAADRHGDLIASRELYVPAYTATISGE